The following proteins are encoded in a genomic region of Vibrio spartinae:
- the ribBA gene encoding bifunctional 3,4-dihydroxy-2-butanone-4-phosphate synthase/GTP cyclohydrolase II has protein sequence MAISTPQEIIEDIRQGKIVILMDDEDRENEGDMIIAAEHITPEAINFMATHGRGLICLTMTKERCQHLGLAPMVQDNNAQFTTNFTVSIEAAEGVTTGISAGDRARTVQAAVAPDAKASDLVQPGHIFPLAAQDGGVLIRAGHTEAGCDLARLAGFEPASVIVEILKEDGSMARRPDLEVFAEKHQIKLGTIADLIEYRNNTETTIERVATCQLPTAYGEFDLITYRDVIDNQVHYALVKEQESQDAPLVRVHLINTFTDVLHSDRNTDRSWSIEDAMKRISVEGGVLVLLGNEESSELIIHRVKMFELQDKGEAPAMAKKQGTSRRVGVGSQILADLGVTDMKLLSSANKKYHALGGFGLNVVEYISQ, from the coding sequence ATGGCAATTAGCACCCCCCAAGAAATTATCGAAGATATTCGTCAGGGTAAAATAGTTATCCTGATGGACGATGAAGATCGTGAAAATGAAGGTGATATGATTATTGCCGCAGAGCATATTACACCAGAAGCGATTAATTTTATGGCAACGCATGGGCGGGGGCTGATTTGTCTGACGATGACTAAAGAGCGTTGTCAGCATTTGGGACTGGCGCCGATGGTTCAAGATAATAACGCCCAGTTTACCACCAATTTTACGGTTTCGATTGAAGCTGCTGAAGGCGTTACTACGGGGATTTCGGCCGGTGATCGTGCCCGGACTGTGCAGGCTGCGGTTGCGCCTGATGCAAAGGCTTCTGATCTTGTTCAACCGGGCCATATTTTCCCTCTTGCCGCGCAAGATGGTGGCGTATTGATTCGTGCCGGACATACTGAAGCCGGGTGTGACTTGGCAAGATTAGCCGGTTTTGAACCGGCTTCGGTAATTGTCGAGATTCTTAAAGAAGACGGTAGCATGGCAAGACGTCCCGATCTGGAAGTATTTGCCGAGAAGCACCAAATTAAGCTCGGGACGATTGCTGACCTCATTGAATACCGGAACAACACGGAAACAACCATTGAGCGTGTTGCAACTTGTCAGTTGCCAACTGCTTATGGTGAATTCGATTTAATCACTTATCGTGATGTCATCGATAATCAAGTTCATTATGCATTGGTCAAAGAGCAAGAGAGCCAGGATGCTCCTCTTGTCCGAGTTCACCTGATCAACACATTCACGGATGTCCTGCATAGTGATCGGAATACCGATCGGAGCTGGAGTATTGAAGATGCGATGAAACGTATTAGTGTTGAAGGTGGTGTGTTAGTTTTGCTCGGCAATGAAGAGTCTTCGGAACTGATTATTCATCGGGTCAAGATGTTTGAGTTACAGGATAAAGGTGAAGCGCCTGCGATGGCAAAAAAACAAGGGACATCCCGCCGTGTCGGTGTGGGTTCACAAATCCTTGCTGACTTGGGTGTCACTGATATGAAGTTGCTCTCCTCCGCGAATAAAAAATATCATGCATTGGGTGGGTTTGGACTGAATGTTGTTGAGTATATCAGTCAGTAA